ATTTTTAGGAAAAAATTATGCAGTAACTGCATTTGTCAGTAATTGGAACTCGAAAGTTACCATATAGTTAGCTGATTGCAAGGTCGGCATTGAATCAAAAACTTTTTCAAATGTTGTGACGGATCTAGACAAACTTGATGGTAATTTTTCTTGTCTGATATATCTCGTTGGGTGTGTCTCTTTTGTATATTTCGGTTTGCATGTATGGTATCGAATTAGGTTAATGCATTTTCTACTGCATATTATTAGTATTGTTCGATTTAACTAATTTCTTATAGGGCAGAATGATTATGATTACGATACGATAATCATAATGAGTCATAGTAGACAAAATAAAATGGTTATGTAATTAAATGGAAAAATAAAGACGAAAGGTtgaaaattcagaaaaaaatattttccaatagGTTTTTCTTTTTGGCATATACGGTatagtttgtaattaaatttGATGGACAAAAAGTTTTCATCAATTTTTGTAGCattatataaagtttaaatatgATTTAGCTATTATATGacttatttgtttctttttttctatACCCAAAATATTCTTTAATTTGTATACTCAATATATAAAACATGAACTTATAAAGATAGGAAGTACAGctaatcaatatatatatatatatagataaccAATAGATTATAcacaaatattttcaaaattgcaATTGAACTAATATTTTACTCTTCTTTACTTCGATTTTTCTTTTGTCGTGTTCTAAAATTACCAATTTATATACTTTATAAGTCATGAATTATACttccacaacaagaaatagaaataacagatagggaaatgagaacggccataaaagcactcaaaaataagaaagcaccgggacctggaggcatctcacctgagcttataaaatacggatcaaaaaaattacatcggatgatacaatggatatttcagaaagtcataaatggagaacagctcccaaaggaatggacggaggcatatataacagctatatttaagaaaggagatagaaaacgatgcgaaaactacagaggaataagcgtaatatcatcaataggaagattatatgggaaaatactgcgagaaaagatagagcaagcgataaaaggcaaaatcggggaggatcaggcaggtttcacggcaggaagatcatgcataggccgcatatacacactggaacaactgctggaaaagaaaaaagcaaaaaatagagatatacattttggcatttgtggacctgagaaaggcgtatgactctgtaccaaggtcagaactataggaggcaatgtacaaattagaaatacagatggaactcatagaagctacaaaagctctgtataaagaaaataaagtgtccattagcatgggaacaagaatcataggagagttcaccacaacaaaagggctcctgcagggttgttccacatctccaaccctattcaaaatatacttagagaaaaccttgactacatggaaaagaaaatgcatggaaggcatgggagtaccggtaccgaacgaatacctatataagttaagctttgcagacgattaaGTAGTAATTGCACAAGACCAaaacgacctcagctacatgatgaagaaactacaagaagaatataccaaggctggcctagatattaacctcgcgaaaacagagtacctatctacaagtgaggaagacatagaagatatacagattgatgacaacgtaacaatcaaaggaaaggataaattcaaatactatgggtttataatcacgaaaaaggtaaaacaggaagaaattacacaaagattaggacaaacagcaatccgacaacttaactcagtatggtgggatagacacctaaatatgaagacaaaaacacagatttataaaacattagtgcgaagtattatgacatatggggctgaaaattggattataaacaagaaatacagcagtaagatagtagcaacagagatggaatgcctgcgaagatgctgcagagtaacaagaatggataggagaagtaatgacgaaatatagcaaaaaacatcaatataaacagacatactaacatatatagaacaaaaaagactaaactggtatatacatgtaagaagaactagcgacagtagATATATAAacagaataaccgaatggagccccatagaaaggaggaaaaAAGGAGCGAGAGAAAAgattataacaaataaattaacaattaaatttgacggatatcaaccgGTAGAACAAGCCgaatttagaaaagggtacagcacctgtgaccatctatatactttaaaaattgtaatagaaaagactaacgaatacaatctcccattatgtctggcttttatagattatgaaaaagcttttgatagcatagaactgtgggcaatagaagaagtattattcaacaaccggatcgactccagacacagaatattaatacataatatttacgaacaaactgaaatgatagtgacgttgggtaatggaatcgaaacaagcccagtaaaaatcaaccgaggagtaagacaaggagatacgatatctccaaaattatttacagctgtcCTAGAAGATTTAggtcaatagactgggaaaatggGGGAATCCCCATTAACgaaagatacttgaaccatcttagatacacagatgatgtagtactaatagccgacacatGGAATGTACTGAATACGATGATTAAGGAGCTACACACAgagtccctaaaaaaaggactgaaaatgaatttcagcaaaactaaactgtCAAGCAACGATGACAAaactatgataaacatccaagggacagagatagaacacgtagatgagtATACATATCGGGGTCAAAATATCAAGGTAAGCCAAGAAAATcggactaccgaaataagcagatgtgtaaaaatgggatgggcagcattcggaagactctcatacgtacttaaaaataaaaatttacctcaAAGActacgaaccaaagtgtttaatttctgtatcctacctgtacttacatatggagctcaaacctggacattcactaaaataaacatgaaaaatagtttattcgattacatgaaatcgactataacttgagaatatctatcagaaaaaatcatagcacgtGTTGAATCGAGGGAATTAGTCAAGGTATGAGTGTGAGAACTTGGGGAAGATTAAAGAAAATGGAATCGAGATATCGCAAGTTTTAAACCGAATGTACCATTAATACAGGGAGTCACATTTGATATACAGGGATAAGTTGAGCAAACGCTCATCCTCCTACGGTTTCTCACTCAAAACTTCTCTATATTTACACATAGTAACTTAACTTAAAATTAGTTTACTTATATCTAATACatatctgtatctgtatctgtagagtagggagggcgagttaagcagcacttaggccacaattgacctaTTGTGCGTCCTCCttgggagctgtcacccttagctcattgtccatcctgccatttctaggaaggtggacaagtcaccaggagacatctctcttatgtgggcaggtgtgggtcaggactcgccgaacgcgtactctcgtattaacgataactctgggcattcacataggacatgctctacagtttcgtcttctcgttcacacttcctacatagaggtgtgtctgctagccctagtgtgtggaggtgtttgcttagttgacaatgaccagttaaaaaaccaactgccaaacgtagatttttccgggtcattcccaagtacttctttgatgttgactcttcaaggttacttagtgttaccttggcaagtttacatcctttccctttttcccatctttttacggtttgcgtatgggagtgatatttgacaatttccgcgattgttgtagttgaccaaccaaaaagatccccagggcctaagagtcttaggcctgacgccttcctagataattggtcagcaatgcggttgcctttattcctgtTGTGTTCTTacacccacctcaggatgatggtattaccatccgaagcttgagttaatgactcgtgacactccattactaaacctgatgtgacacgtggtctattcaaggttagtagtgcttgtctgctatctgtgcagatcattatagttttctctGCTATACCTTTtcgggttatctcttttgcggctatggagataccagtcagttctgtctgaactacgctggcatttttgcccataccccactttattcttaggtttagTGCTCtagagtatatcccgcatccttagccttctttcattttgcagccatcggtgtatatgcaataggcatttgccacgtttgtctccatacactgtcttgtttcaattttgtagggtttgttaaagacaaactttggttcaattgagtagCAGTGGTAACGCATCTAGCTCTCCCGctagaaacgagttctcaattgtcctattcctacatcaaggtttgcaccagctgagcgcagtcgcatcattgtcactagcgccacttctttgacatatatatctagaggcgtgatgccaatgatcaactccattgcagcagtttttgttgttttcatggcacctgttatatttatgcaagccatccgctgaatatggtttattttgttaatcgctgttgcctgtagcacttttggtacccaagcaatagctctgtaagttagcattggcctaatgaaagtggttcttcttttcctggtaaagaggaccatctctgttttcttaTGATTTATTATCTAATACATATCTAGAATATTTATACATTTTGGGTCTGTTTTCGTATAATCGCTGGTAGCACTACTTTATTTTAAGCTTAGTTTGGACCTCATCACATCTACATGATGTGAATTTATTTAATAGATCATGGATGGTATTGAGTGATGTTACACCAGGTTTTGCATAAAATTTCAAATAAAGTGTAGATGAAGGCAGAATGCGTTTGGCTTAGATTTTAGACCATTCATGGATCCATTTGTTCGTTATGTTATGGTTATGTTAAACATAGTATTATCAACTTTTTCTTGATAGATTTTTTAAAGTGTAGTCGATTTGGGCTTAGTTTAGGTTAGGTATTTTTTATTggggtttttattttaatttttatgttatttaggGCTTTATCATGTATTGGTTAAGTGGTTAAGAATATATTTGTATTCGTTTGTCAGTATCTTGATTCAATGAAAATTTGGTACTTAAATGTTGCTTAATTCTGGTAGCCCTTATGTTGGAGTTATTGAAGAAAGAACGAGAGCTAAGGCTGAATACCTAATGAAGATGCTCTCtatgtaaatatttgttataatggCCCCTAATatacagtaaaataaaaataaaactaatgtaagtataaaaaaataaacagaaaatttttaaacaagttTCAAATAATTAAATGAAAGTTGGATAAagtaaaactattaaaaaattatcAACAACGTCTAAAAAGTTGGAAGTATGTATTTGTtgataatgaaaaatatgaaTCAGTTACAATATTTACCAAAatacataatattatattttatattacataCTAGAATCAACTGAAGATTTATGACAAAAATTTCGTGGACAAAAATCCTGTAGTCCATTTTTCTTTACACAATCACAATTGTTCATTAATACACCTGCTCGCAACTCAGCACGGATTGTGGATGGATCTATGACTACTTttggtatttctttatttttactcTTCTCCTCTTTGCGGCATTTGCTGGAGGACGACAGAACAGATGTAACAGATTTGCAGGAAGGGGACGGAGAAGTATCTCTATGTGTTTCTTTATTCTTCTGCTCATTTTTATCGCATTTCCTAGCAGACGACTTAACAGATGGAACAGATTTACAAGAAGGAGCTGGTGAGGGAACTCTATTTGCATCtctattcttttcttttttatcgCATTTACTATTAGACGATTTTACAGAAGCAACAGATTTACAGGAAGGGGCCGGTGAAGTATCTCTATGCATTTCCTTATTGTTATGCTCCTTTTTGTCGCATTTACTAGCAGAAGACTTAACAGATGTAACAGATTTGCAGGAAGCAGCTGGAGAAGGATCTCTGTATAATTCTTTATTCTTTAAACTTTTAACACTAAAATCAAACAAACGAATAAACTTTTCTATTAACAAAATCTTTTTGAAATTTGAACGTGCATTACAAATTCATTTGTGTTGCCTGTTTTTacacttttgtttttatattgttaacAACTGATCCAGATGTTTATTAATATGTCAAAttgaatttaaaatcaattaaaaaacaaactgaaattgatttttttatcgAATGTTAAATATTTTAGTTTATGCTAGTAATAGAGCTGGACAGAATACACAAAATGTGCATGAAAGTATGCTTGCCACAATATTCACTTAGTATATCTTTATATGTGAAATTTTTCACTTACGGTTTAACGGTATTACAGTATCACAGATAGCGCAGCGGTCCAAATACAGTGatcaatatttcaaaacaattacaaaaaaaaatgtttatttttttatttataattatatccaattttttaaataaagtacgGACTTTGTTTctgtaattggtatatttaatatttatgatCTGTCACTTGACTTGTAACTCTGGTTAGCAtcatagcccagtctggttatgcaaaattcatcgatttcacggcaaaattttttgcagatatctgaagcttttaagacatagataGGGGTTACTATAAACGTCCGCACCAGAAGAGgggcaaatgcggattctgatcactacctggtcgaaagtagggtaagggctagaatttcaaagatcaaaaaggaaagaggctctaaacatgaacgatacaaggtagaaagactcaaagaaacaaacaaaaataaagagtataaagaaaagataaacaacaaactagaaaacagaataacacatgaaaacctaaataaagagtgggaagaatgcagagacatcataaaaatggcagctaaagaagtactaggcataaaaggtagagaaagaaaaacaagaacgcatgactggtttgacgaagaatgtcagatcatcacagacaaaaaaaaaacagagcatatttactgatgcagcaggggcacagaacccgacaagcagaggaagaatataaacgactacgcaaagaagaaaagaaaactcaccgaagaaaaaagagagaatatatgaacaaacaacttcaagaactacaagaactaagtaaatcaacagagacaagaaaattttatcagagactaaacaaaagcagaaaagacttcaaaccgagaacaacgatgtgtagagataagtttgaaggagatcggagagagacgacccctgacataccattagaccaagcagacaaaaGAAAAAAGTcgacaatagccgagattagagcagcagtagaaaaattaaataacaataaagcaccgggatcggaccaaatagcatcggagttactaaaggaaggaggagacgcactacaaaaaacaatacatgaattgataacaaagatatggtcgaataaacagctaccaacggagtaaaacagcggtattattgtaccattacataaaaaaggaaatcagttagaatgtggaaactaccgtggaatcacgctgctgaatgcagcatacaaaataatgtccaatgtcatttataaaagatttagaccacacgctgaaaaaatagttggcaaataccaaagtggcttctgtagacagaagtcaacaatagaccagatatttgttctgcgacagatcctcgaaaaaagaagtgaatataacatcgacacagatcatctcttcatagactttgaaagcgcatatgacaatataaaccgagaattcttaataaaagcaatgaaagtatttaatataccaacacaactaatagaactgataaaagaatctctaaaagtaaaaagtagaatccggatacaaaatgaattaacggaaacaatagatgtgaaaaagggactacgccagggagatgctctatcatgcatcttgttcaacatcgtattcgagaaaatactgagggacacaacagtcaatacacgaggaacaatcattaataaaagggtgcaaatactagcatttgcagataatgttgacataatcgcaagatcaagaagagaaatgatagaggcatacaaccaaatagaacgagctgcacaaaatagtggtcttaaaatcaatcagaccaaaacaaaatatatgcaggtaagtaaaaacgcagaaataaggcagccacaaaatataacaataggagaatacaacatagagggggtaaaaaaactttatatacttgagatccctagtcacgtctgataataacgttacggaggaagtgaagaggcgaatatttattgcaaataaatgttaccatggcttaattagacacctaagatcagataacgtcgcaagaaagacaaaatgccaaatacataaaaccctaataagaccggtactcacatatggctcagaaacctggacactcactaaaagagaggaaacgttgttagccaccttcgaaagaaaaatcttgcgacacatatataagggcacaaaagaaaacggaatatggcgaagaagatacaactctgaactatacaaaatataccaggatccggatattataacattcattaaaataggacggctgcgttggataggacctgtagaaagaatggaagaaggcgcactaccaaacaaaatattcaaacagatgccagtaggaaaaagaacaagaggaagaccgaaactgagatacttataacaaatagaaaatgatataacaaccttaaaaataaaaaactggagaaaaaaagcacgaaacagatcagaatggagaagaatcctggaacaggccaagacccaaaaagggttgtcgagccagtgatgatgatgatgatgaggggTTACTATATgacaaatagatgaaaaagtattcctgtttttaccttgcgttttttttaacaataatttatggtcacaattttatttttgatcTATTTTTGtctaagttttttcccttatattttacataaacaatattttatattattttttttttatatcaagaatatcttaattttcccatttttttaattaaaattaataaataatttatgaagatatttgcaaaaaagcagtttttttgcactaatttataaattttattaatttttttgttaacaaaataaaatgttattaataaatctgaaaatcgatcggtcaaatagtttaaaacttatttaatttatttatccctgaggctaaatattaacactattgaacttgctctattaatgatgctagacacattttaGCAAATTtcgtaggattctttaagacataaactatctcagaagttaaatgcatattgcgtttttatcaaaattatttacaaaataaacgtttgaaaaaggggtatgtttttttacttataaaaaattgtaataacttttatatttttcaagctacagacttgtacgtacaatcattggatagctggtaaaaaaactcacattaaaaaaaaccttctatgaccaataggaacgaaaaAGTCtattttttaatctggggtagttTGTCGAactatgaataactacatagttttcactgatCGGGAAATATGGggaacctcggaaaaattgagttcatttgaaattcaccataaaaacttactttttttttaatttggctggaatagtctgtcgcagtaggaataataaaataattttcaccCCCTGGAAATCttggaaaatcccggaaaatcagcatatattttttttttcattttatatcaataatctaataatacttatatattttataaattaaattttaggtaATTTTCAGGTAATTAAATTTCAGGGGATTTTTCGAGATTTTTGGTAAGTTTTTAAAGTGAATTTCAAATGTACTCAATTTTTCcaaggtttcccatatttcccggccagtgatAACTATGTAGTTATTCGTACTTCGAAGAGCTAggccagattaaaaaaaaataggcttctagctgcaaaggaagccgagataatgtaaatttttcctccgtgttttaatttgaagttccgatctcgaaaaaaaaaaacggagctgaaacagttatcccctccactttcctatgtcgatctttcgaaagtaccttcgtttagaagggctgtaagtttcgaaaaattggatgaattttatagctataagtttcaatataaggTTAAGATTCTCATTCACAATTTGTGCAagttttacttcttaatgtttataaacaatggagagatttttttaaaaatagtccctaacttcgttcctattggtcataggcggttttttttaatgtaagtttttttaccagctatccaatggttgtacgtacaagtctctagcttgaaaaatatagaagttattacaattgtttataagtaaaaaacatacttttttttcaaacgtttattttgtaaataattttgatgaaaacgcaatatgcattgcAATATGCAAAACGcataacttctgagatagtttaagtcttaaagaatcctatgaaatttgctaaatgtgtctagcatcattaatagagcaagttcaatagtttaaatatttagcctcagggataaataaattaaataacttttaaactatttaaccgatcggggggaaatttcgcaaaaatttaaaagacggtaattcctcgatgttcaaatgtattattaacattttatttgtcgataaaaaaattaataaaatttataaattagtgcaaaaaaactgagTTTTTTGCAAATATAGACATATAGATAAAATATAGACAAAAATAgacaaaaatcaaattgtgacaataaattattgtttaagaaAAACGGaaggtaaaaatacaagttatctttcatctattcgtcatctagtaatccccacctatgtcttaaaagctttagatatctgcgaaaaatttttagactttttttttaaccagactagTCTATCTAGTTTCGAGTGAGGGTTCAagatcttttcttttttaattaaaaatctttaATAATCAACATTATGtcatcaatttttaaatttaatttagtttaaatGTGTAAATAAAGTGCTTTTGTACTTAGTTCATAAGTGGCTTTTTGCACAAAAATTACTGATGATGGTCTGCTACGTTCAAAAACGTTTTGATGTTAActaatttttttgataattttataacaaaaaatttacCTAACCCGTCCTAACAACATACTACCAATCAGCACAGGCAAGCGTGGTGAAGAAAACCAGAAATTCTCGTAAACTGAGAAATGCAGAAAATGGAAGGCCCATAGTCTCCAGAAGTCCTTTGAAGCTAGGCTATGGTAGAAATCTAGGAGGTCGAGGaacagagggtgctaagaatccacAGAGTCAACCATGCTACCAACATAAGCGAACACGGCAAAGAATATGATTTATGGCAACATataccagaacattgattaaggaCGAAAACTTTGTAGAACTAGGTAAAGCATACAAAATGGAATATACTTATACTTAGGTTATCAGAAGTACGACAAAAGGGTGAAGAACCAATGGTACTTTCGTGAGAACACCTATAACATTATAGAGGAGAGCCTTCTAAtgcttgttcttcttcttcagccttaagtaatccaatattggacataggcctcccccaaatcaatccagtattttctattttgcgccacttgcttccagttgtgtcctccgatcttcttaatgtcatcagcccatctcatttgtggatTGTCTCTGCTTTTCTTTTCTAATCATGGTCTTCATTGTtatatttcgtggttccatcttttatccttcagtcgaGCTTGTGTCCTGCGaaactccattttaatttggcagcatgttttcctgcgtcttttactttggtttggcttctaatccatttgtttgtttttttgtctacaagtctcaccccgagcattgatctttccatcgctctttgtgtctttactattttatccatgtTAGACTTGGTAAGTGTTCACGTCTGTGAGCCATACGTAAgaatagggaggatacactgatcgtaaattctggttttcaaatattgttctgttTAAGTGCTGCTCAAGacccaactcagttttcca
The genomic region above belongs to Diabrotica undecimpunctata isolate CICGRU chromosome 8, icDiaUnde3, whole genome shotgun sequence and contains:
- the LOC140447874 gene encoding uncharacterized protein, which gives rise to MTISEKGCHIKGESHDKNACRADSADSIQSAKTEKSIKTTKSQRSCKHGKNENFAGDLTKMQNQQYIGSQSCCGDCCVNCSNILQNLQKDGPSSVRSVKSLKNKELYRDPSPAASCKSVTSVKSSASKCDKKEHNNKEMHRDTSPAPSCKSVASVKSSNSKCDKKEKNRDANRVPSPAPSCKSVPSVKSSARKCDKNEQKNKETHRDTSPSPSCKSVTSVLSSSSKCRKEEKSKNKEIPKVVIDPSTIRAELRAGVLMNNCDCVKKNGLQDFCPRNFCHKSSVDSSM